DNA from Daucus carota subsp. sativus chromosome 1, DH1 v3.0, whole genome shotgun sequence:
TTTACATGGTGAATCAAGTTATGATACTCAGAATCAATTATGTTTCACTTTCGTATTTTCCACCTGGTCGTAAGATTTGTAGTTTTCCTTCGCTATTGTAAAGGTTGTGTTCTATTAAGGGTGATATATGCGCACCCTAAATTAATTTATGCACACTTTACCTTCTGTTTCATATCAAATTACCCTTGTCTTTTATCATTTCaaccaaatattttattaattcaaagGGGTAATTTAGTACAAACTAGATGAAAGgtgtgcataaataaatttaggGTGTGCATAAATCAGCACCCAATGTATTTAGTGATTCCACTGATGATAATGTTAAGCAATTAACAGGTATTAAAATGCTTTCATTATAATGCAACTTTATACTCCCTttatcccattttaactgaggtaaaaaaaacaatatctacacccattaaaaaaaattcaatttttatatcaaataaaagtttagattctaaaattttaattgatgatataaattttataaacaataattatgtttatatgtgattttcttaacatttcaaaatacatgtaaaaaggTCAAAAgtagttaaaatgggacggagggagtatatttttattcaaactcGAGTCTCCCGTGAGTGGAGCTCTTAATATCATGCGAAGTTAATATTCTCCTAAAATCTCAAAATGTTAGATAGAATgacttataaaaaaattgaagaaaagtGGAGTTTTATTATAAGTTTTATCCGTGTTACATACTTACATTGAATATCTGGTAGTAACGCAAAAAATTTGGTCTCCTCTATGTATTTTTGCTGGCTTGGTCGAATCAGTTGGATTGCTGGTATTTGAATAATCtaattttttcagaaataagaatttatttctTGAGAAAAGTACATAAAACTACTATACTTTTTTGGTCTCCTCTAtgtattgttttattttataagtCGTTTAAGGtattttcacacatattaaaaaaCTTCATTGTTGcataaaaaagtatttattaGTCATTTCTTTTTCATTATTATCCTCATTTAATGtctcttttctctctttttctaTTGACTCATAATATTAAATAAGGGTGATAAAAGTCATtagataatttaaattattcttgaaaaaaaaaaaagaacgacctatatttatgaataataatattttctaaaatgaaCTATAAAAAAACAGATGGAGTACTGTATATCAAGTGGAGAAGCAAGACTAAAGTGCAGTACTCCTAAGCCCACATTGTACGGCGGTAGTACATTTGATTTTATTCGGGGAAAACCATGTTTATGGATTATCTCATCTGAAAGACCCTATCCATCATCTTCCGATTCTCAGAGTCTTGGCCTTCCATTCCATGCACTGCTCTGCACGTGCTTCTGTTTGAGATCAAAATCACCTGccttaaaaaatttgtttcttttgtaGTCTAATCTCTGTCCCAATCAAATATATACCTTAActgtgcacgtattttgagattttaataaaattttgttgtaaaatactttttaaaatttttttttttgaataaaaatttaaacctcaaatttttattcagttaaggaaaattttaaataatgtttTGTAATTATACTTTAACGAAGCCTTAAAAAATATACCAAAAAACAGCGTATACAATTCATCAGACGAGCAACCGCCAACAAGAAACACCACCGACAATAATAAACAAGATTAGAATGCATAATATTCTGCATTGGTCGATAACTATCATTATTAATTTCTTCCTGCTGCACCACCGACAATAATAAACAAGATTAGAATGCATAATATTCTGCATTGATCGATAACTATCATTATTAATTTCTTCCTGCTGAGAATTGAAACCACGCCCTCTGGCAATTCCAAAATGTTCCCTtttatatttagcaaaaaataatGAATGGTGCTCCCATTTTTTGACTAACCCAAAAACTCGATGATGGGCAAAAATTGCACTAATATTAGAATGATGGTGTTTAGACAAgttcttcatttcaaattttaaatattgaaataattagaaatataatatataactatatgacaaACACTCTAATTCAGCAAGAATCTTATTTTTTGTAtcaatttttcaataatttcaGGTGAAtggtaatttaatatataatcaaattttaaatattgtatagtttttgttttatattttaataaatttcataaTAGTGAGGATATGAGTACATATATACATCAACAGAAGGGTCGTTTGGGTAAACtttaaaaaagtgacttctttcTTCAAATAAAAATGTGCACTATATTCCGTCAAAAAAAATGTGCAGCATTAGTAAGAGGTAAGTCTAGACTTAAAAgtgattaaaattttttaaggaAAAGTAGAAGTTCTGAAAATAAAAGTTAGAAATTTTGGCTTCTTACAGGTGTTTCTgactttttacaaaattataagccGACTTTCTTAGAAAAAGAAGGCGGAAGCTGGGGCAGCCAAACAAACACATGATATGACTTGATatacaaaaaaattacatttaaattaCGTTTATAAcacaaataatctcaatttaaaaaTGATGAACAAAGAGATATgagatatattgaaaaataattgaaaGCAACCCGTGttttgcacgggttaaaaagCTAGTTCtaattaaagggaaaaaagCCATCGACTAAAATTGAACACGGATGGGAATTATAAGAAGCATAAGCAAACAAACTTTTCTCTACAATAAAAGGTGATGGGTTGAAGTCAAGAAAACACCGATTCATCTTTGTACAAAGTTAAAAATACTAACGGCTCTTTGCTTAtagcactacaagaaaactcATTTTAATGACAGAAATTCTGTTAACATGATAAGGATTTTCGTTGGTAAATCACCGCCAAGGGAATGATAATGAAAATAATTGGTTGGCATATAGTTGATCGGGAAGTTCATGCTAACGGAACAAATTCGTTGCTAAATTGGTTTCTTTTGATAAAAGATGATGGGTTGAAGTCAAGAAAACAAACACAACACTTTTACAGAAAGTTAAAAATACTAACCGCTCTGTGCTTAAAGAGTGGCATAAGTAAGCAGTTCTCCGTGTGCTAGAAATTCCTTCATTTCTTGCTCTTCTAAGCCAACAACAGCTCTAATACCATCATTCGCGGTATCCATCAGAGTGATGACATCAACCATCGGAGTGTCCACAAGCACAGCTTTAACCGGCTTTCCCCACCCGAAATCCATGATATCATATAGCGGGAAATTACACATGCTTGTAATAACGTAGAACCTGTACTTGTGTTTTGTGAACTCAAGAAACTCAGTCTCCATTTCGTGTCCTTCCATACTCTTGATTCCTTTTAGCTGTTCCCTCTCTTTCCTCATTCGTGCTACCAACGTTCTGTACTTTTTGTCCGCCTCTGTGGTCGCTACAATGTGGTTTAGAATCTGGAAATTCCCCACAGTTGTTTCTTGCAGTGGCGGATCAATCATATGCCTCACATTGACAGCCCGCATTAAAACGGATCCATTATGCACTCCAGCATTAGTCCTATCTGCCACGCTTACAAGACATCTGTAAAGGAGTGCAGTCAGAAGCTCGTTGCGGGTGTATTTTTGATCTTCCACTACTCCATCCAGCTTATCCTCGTTATTCACCACAATCTTCAGTTCTGCTAGCTTTGTGTTGGGAAACACTAATTCCTTCGTCGTCCAATTCTTATCTGGAAATATGATGGTTTCGATGGCATTAATATCATAGGATAGAGGCAGCAGAGCATTCACCAGAACGGGACAGAGATGTAACAGTTTTCGGTGATCACCAGAATGGAGTGACAGAGTGGCCCAATACCTTAAAAGTGTGCAGGTAGTCAGAGCATCACCCAGAAGGTGAGAAAGGCAAAAAATTGCTGACGAAAAAATGTACAAACtagtaaaaaatgaaaatcacttcTGGTAGTAAAAAAAGTCTAAACTAGAACCTAGTTCAGCCCAATATTTTAGCATTAGTTTTAACTgcaaaaatcactaatttgtacattattaatgattaatttttaaatagaaatatcacaaataaataaataaataaatataattaaaaaattaaaaaaatcatcaattttcaCCAAAAAGTCGTATTTTCCCAACTAGTTCTACCATGGAACCATATATATTTGTCCAAAGTGATTTACTGTTCAATATCAAGTCTaaaaaaatacacataaaaCACTACCTTAAAAGTGTGCAGGTAGTAAGAGCATCCCCAAGAAGGTGAGAAATGCTAACTGCTACAGCCATCCCTCCACAATCGAAACGGTTGAGTTGCACATACATTATATTACCCGAATGCTTCTCAGAAAACTGATTCCGAATTGTGCAAGGTGGAAACAGATGGCCTAATCCGTCTTCTTCCTTGACTGCAGCTCTATCCTGAACCTCCGACATATTGCATCCGATTTGAGCCTCGATAAATTGAACGCCTTCATCGTTACAATCGACGTACGATCCAGAGCATATCCTTCCTGCAAATGGATAGTACTTGGACAGTGTCTCCGACAAAGACTTCTTCAGTAGATCTGATGCATTATCAGGGACCCGTTCACGAATGGGATCAGAGTTGTTTTTGGGATAGAAAAAAATCAGTggaatataaaaatttggaaCCATGCGATCATGTAAAGGAATATTGTATCGTTTGAGGTTCGAGGGAGTTGGAGAAGCTGGTTTAATGCTGCAGGAAGATCTTGAGATTACATGCAGCTGCCTTCTAAATACTAATGACAACCTCATCAATCCTTTAAACGTCATTTTTAACTTGCCAAACCAAACTTTGATGTGTATATCAGATATGAGCTGGTTTAATTGGGGTATTTATACAGATTTATAAGAGAAGATTACAGCCCATGCCAAAAGACTTGGCGGTTGAAGCTGGTGAGATGATATAACTCCTGATTAACCGGAAATCAGGGATTAATCGTAAGGATTAATCAGAGTGAAAATcggttttattttgaatattaaaatattatttttaatatttatttattactatattaattatttaataataaatatatttaatatatcataaattttataattgttcatatttaaagtaaataagtagtattcaattttaataatttattatatatatatacttcgcTTGAGAAAAATTTATACGGATTAATcgaattttaaaaatcgaatcAATCGGCCATCTTGCAGGAGATTAATTGGGAATTCATCgataaaatcaataatttttaaaacactgcCGGCAACTGTAAGtataaaaaataggaataaACAAAGAGCACTGGGAACCACATGCAAGTGATTGTTTACTGCTGGTTCTACCGGTCTCTGCCAAAAACTCTGATAAATACCAGACAAAACTACCAGTCTCCCTTGCATAAAATATCTAAGCTACATAGGAATCTTTTTATGTCTATGCTACAAGACATTTTTTATGACTTGGATCCCATTTCATTTGTGGCATTGCAGCAGTTCATTCTTTATTTCCTGAATTTTCTCTATAATCTTTACCTCATGCctcttaatttttattcaagataattttttttgcaaattaCTGTGGTTCTGCTTTTCTTATCTTTTCTTCTTTTGGCTTTGCTGGTACTTTTCCTTTGCCAGTTTAATTTTACCTTCAACTTTGAGAAATAAATGTATTTAGTGATTTCACTGATGATAATGTTAAGCAATAGGGTTCAAAATGCTTTCATTATAATgctactttatttatttatattcaaactCGAGTCTCCAGCAAGGGGAGCTCTTAATACCATGTGAAGTTAATATTCTCCTAAAATCTCAATATGTTAGAAagagtaattttttattaaaaaaattgaagaaaagtagagttttattataaattttatacgtGTTACATTGAATATTTAAAAGTAAAGCAAAAAATTTGGTCTCCGCTATGTATATTTGCTGGCTTCGTCGAATCAGTTGGATCGCTGGTATTGGTGAGAGCGTGAGACATTAAAGGGAGATGGGCTGATCAGATCAGCTTGGTTGATAATGTCTAAATCCAATTCCTTAACAAGGAATTGATTTTACTCATGAAAAAAGagtgattaaaaaaaaagtttgcagAAAGTCAAGACTCAAACCCCATTCTTATCAAGTCTTCCACTACTCTATGCACAATTCAAAATACACAAAGACCAACCAAAAAGTTCTTGGAAGTAATCAAATAAATGATACTCTCCAAGTTCTTGTTCTCAAATCAAACAAGTTTTATGGTCTTATAAACACGAGTTCCAAGATTGTACACCCATTTCCTAGCTTGACTGCTTGAGAATCATTGATCTTTCGTACAATGAGTTTTCAGGTGCACTGCCAGAAGAATATTTCAGAAACTTTAAGGCTATGATGAATGCGGAAGTGAATAAGATATATCGTAGCTATATGGAGCAAGATTATTACACTGATTCCACAGCTCTAGTGATTAAAGGCatggaaattaatttaaaaagaatattgaCTGTGTTCACAACTATTGATGTATCAAAAAACAATTTTGATGGGGAGATAGCTGAATACTTTGGAAATCTGGTATCACTCAGATTTCTTAATCTTTCTCACAATTATCTCACAGGCCATATACCACGCTCGATTGGAAAATTGACTGTGCTGGAGTCACTAGGCCTCTCATCCAACCAACTTGAAGGAGAAATTCCTCAGCAGCTCACTAGTGTATATTCACTTGCAGTTCTCAATCTGTCTTGCAACCAACTTAGAGGACGTATTCCAGAAGGGTGGCAATTCGATACGTTTGAAAACAGCAGCTACGCTGGTAACTTTGGGCTGTGCGGACATCCCTTGTCGAACAAGTGTGAATCTTATGTTAGGACACAaaaagaagacgaagaagatgaggatgaatgtcactttttcTGTGGTTTTACTTGGGAAGCAGTGGTGATTGGATATGGGTGTGGAGTGGTGCCTGCATTTATCACTGGGTTACTGATGTTGCTGGCACGGAAGCCAAAATGGTTCGATGGAATCATTGGCAGGGAATTGGGGCTCAAGATCAGGAGGATGGAGATTAGAATGCGATACTAAAGGTTTGCTGTAATCTGTATCCCATTCCCAGGTCTTGAATATTCTGTAATAATATAGTAATATGTGCTCTCATATAATTCTATATTTGCAGATTGGAGAGGCATGAACATTTTGGCATGTAAGTTGATGGGACAAGCAGGTTTCAGATTCATTGGAATCAACCACTACTTCAGCTGTTTTGCATCTtttgtgattttaaattttacattttacaataaaagtaaaaaagatACAAGCTCCATGGACAAGTTTTGTATTGTGTAGTTCCAGCCTCAGGCTGATGGTTTATAATGTACAATTTACAATATATCACAATTTGTAATATACAGTACCAGATGATTTTATGGCCAAATTATCCTTAATCGCTTTCATGAACTAATGGAAATTTGTAAAAGCGGGTCACATTTGCAGTGATGCCGCTATTTTTCCTGAATATTCCTAGTTCTGAAGATTGTCTAAATCATGTTAGTAGCTGCCATCAGTGAATGCATTCAACGGCTTACTGAAACTGGTAGAGATACTAAATTCACAAGTTATTGATAGAATAGAAGATGACAGAGTGTCCATGCGTCAGTTTAAGGATCGAGATGTGTAGCCGTgacttgtattttaaaattgcaCAAGATGCTTTACAATGGTAGCAGAGGGCTGCGGATTTATTGGGTTAGTTGGAAGCACTCAAGTCGAATTGGTTGTAGCAGAGCAAGAAGCTGAGCACGACCATAAGAATTTGAACTCTGAGGCTAATTTGACTCTACTTGTAAGCCTTCCACTAGACAGCAAGGTTAGGAGAAAGATTGAGTCGATGTAAGCCTTCCTCTGACGCCTGTGACAGATCAATGAGGCATGAAAGTTGGGAACAGGGGACGATTGGCGTATTGGAATGGAAGTGGAAAACTTCTTCAGAGCCTGATGCTCTCGGAGATACAATCTAATGAAAAAGCGTAATGATGATCATGACTCCGCCCTTGCTCTAAATCAGTAAGATCAACCTCTCTACACAATTCACTAATACCACCTCTTTATAACATTCTCACTCCTAGGTGATGAATAAAGTATCAAGAAACATATTTTGtataatgaattatattttttattatattcctttttttaaaatatattgcgTATTACACTGTTTATTAATTCTATTTGAagcaattaattaatttttagccGTAATTTAACTTTCAAGGTAGCATTATCAGCATGAGGAATAGGCAGAGCTTCCAGATGCTCTCTTCTGATAGATATCATTCAGCACTTGCTCTGAGTTTGTTGATCAACCACGCGATGTTGTAGGCAGCTCCTATCTTATCTGCAATCAAGTTAATGAACCACTACCTCAGTTGTTAAGCATCTTTCAACATTTCACATTTTTGAGCATTTAATTAATTAGTCATCAGTCTTGTATTTAGCTTGATCGAACATAATTGTTCTCTTCAATTTCTTTGCCTACTTGTCGACGTGTTTATGTAGCGTGTCTCTACTCTGTAGCTTACACATCATTGATTCATGTTATTTTCCCCTTAGGAACTTGAGAGACATTTGGCATCAAAAGAAGCTTCTCTCCCGCAAGAACCATTTTCCCCTTATGAACATTTGACATTTTGGTGTTGCTGAGAGCGCAGCGACTTTTGATGAACTCGGCCTGTCTGGCAGACAGGAGGCCTTGTTTCTGGAGTTAATATAGCGGATCTCGAAGAGTTTACCCAGATGGACCAACTTTGTTTGTTAGTTGGATGTAAAAGTTGTTTAGAGACGGGTATTTTGTCGAAGTTTGTATCTATTGGGTATTTCGTCTTTTAGTCAGACTATGGCTCATACAGTTTCATACAGTTTGAAGTTGATATCAAATCTTAGATTAAATTACTGAACATTGTTTCTTGAATTCGATATCGAATTTTAAACGAAAATATGTTCAGTTCTAATTTAAAAGTTATGCAAATTACATTAATAATATGTGGCCCTGTTTGTTTACcaaaagcagaagctgcttctggcttctgcttttcttgacccgtttgtgtaaagaagcagaagcacttttaataAACTGAGAatcctaacttctctctcacagcttcggcttcttttccaaacactttattcacttatttacttctcacttctgctccacttctctagtttaagcaagaagtcacttcttttaagcttgcccaaacggccccataatctATTTTGAGTCTCTTGGTCTTCGGTCTTCTATTGCAGCATATCATGCACATCTCAAATGATTGAAAATGAACTCTCTCCAAAAGACAAGGGGGTCTGTTGAAGTAGACCTGGAATTGATTTTACTTGAAGAAACAATAATAGGTCACCTTTTAAAGTTTTGGTCTTTGTCTTTTATCTCTTAAAGTCTTTGTCGTTTACATCTCATACAATTTGCTATCGTATTTAACACTTCACACAATTCCATGCTATCGTATTGAACACTTCACACAATTCCATAATATTGAAGATTTTTGGCTTGAAATATTCTAGAGAATAAGGTTGTAcataaaattcaataatttatttCCTTTCCTTCAATATTACAACTCATATATTTGTTGCCAATGACTCATTCAATTCGCATCAATTATTATCATCTTCACTTTATCAAAGAGTCTTGCTCTTCGTCCTTTACATGCTTTTATTACGATCCCCATGTGCTTTGAAAATACTTGTGTTATAGTCCACATCAATCAATACTccttattaataagcgaaaccacatTTCAGTGGAACATCGGTACTAAAAGTACCAAATTTGATCatcttatatcatatttaattattattattattatactcctATTAAAAGTATTATATTATCCTTAGGAGATTTATATTGGTCaggaatttataatattttaagatattataattaaagacgACTTCTATAattattaggattttataattaatataaacttCTTACTTAATAATGATAATCATTAAACTATTTTGAAAAAATGTCGTATTGGttagaattttataattttattatattataatgaaaagactttcatatttattatgattttataagtaaatactttaatattggttaggattttataattatcttgatattgattagaattttataattaaagactTCAATGTTATACTATTAAAAAAAGATTTCTAACGTTGTTAGGATTTTGGAATGCAACAGTTATACcaccaataaaattatttattttaaattctttaaactcaaataatttaatttatgaaacaactCTGTAAAACTCCTATCATATTTCagcattcaaataaataaagatttatattgatattactttttattaatatgCCATATTTTTCTTTAGTGGAAGAACATGAGTACCAAATACCGAATTATCAAAATTTGGTTAATATCATGTAATTTTAACATTGTCGTACTCTtcacaatataataatattattataataacggAAAGGGGGTGGTAGCACTATCATGATAAATGCAAATTCCAATGAGAATAAAATTActgtgaaaattttataaataaattaattttaaatttatttaatttataatctctattatagttttatattaatttgaaaaatatctATTAATATTGAATATACAAGAACTTCAATTAGTGTTacacttaataatatttattagacgTCTAAAATAACTatgaactaaaaaaattaagttttattaaaaattgaatacaCTCTCggccaatatatatatatatatatatatatatatatatatatatatatatatatatatatatatgttggtgttgaattttttttccatctatttagaataaaaacaacataataattttattaaaatgaaacttaccattttaaaataaattcatataataacatatatcCTGAGAatgtttattttgaaaaataaaacttaaacataattaaatattaatatgttaatGCATAATAAGTTTTGTATctcaacaataataatttaaataactatatcaaaaatattataattccaataaataataaacttaaaaaatttatataatcccgtgcttggcacgggtt
Protein-coding regions in this window:
- the LOC108204121 gene encoding acyltransferase Pun1; protein product: MTFKGLMRLSLVFRRQLHVISRSSCSIKPASPTPSNLKRYNIPLHDRMVPNFYIPLIFFYPKNNSDPIRERVPDNASDLLKKSLSETLSKYYPFAGRICSGSYVDCNDEGVQFIEAQIGCNMSEVQDRAAVKEEDGLGHLFPPCTIRNQFSEKHSGNIMYVQLNRFDCGGMAVAVSISHLLGDALTTCTLLRYWATLSLHSGDHRKLLHLCPVLVNALLPLSYDINAIETIIFPDKNWTTKELVFPNTKLAELKIVVNNEDKLDGVVEDQKYTRNELLTALLYRCLVSVADRTNAGVHNGSVLMRAVNVRHMIDPPLQETTVGNFQILNHIVATTEADKKYRTLVARMRKEREQLKGIKSMEGHEMETEFLEFTKHKYRFYVITSMCNFPLYDIMDFGWGKPVKAVLVDTPMVDVITLMDTANDGIRAVVGLEEQEMKEFLAHGELLTYATL